In the genome of Pangasianodon hypophthalmus isolate fPanHyp1 chromosome 15, fPanHyp1.pri, whole genome shotgun sequence, the window CGATTTTTACATGATAGGTTCAGAGGTACGCCtttcatttgtaaattaaacTCACTAATACATGTGTTTAATTCAATATTGTTGTAATTATCGGTTTATATGGAGAACATCTcgttacagtgagtgtgttgatgcttagctagctagcatgctagttagGATGTAGCCTCTGACGCTTCCacaatgaatggatgaatggatgaggaacagtgaatttattttaaaaaattatgcagTTAGGTGTTAATGTGTTGTGGTTATTGTCATAACCCCGAATAAACCTTGATATTATTTTGTGTGTACTTTAATTAACTCTGTGCTATGTAGCTCGAAGTGGCTACAAAGACTAAATCCTTGTCTGTAGTCTGGTGCTGTTGTGTACAAGGCCCtggtgttaaaggaaaactcctttaaacacattaaacatctttatattcaaatatttctgGTGTGTCAAACTATCCTGGTGATATTTCATTGGTTGGtgctatatttttgttattcctgtgagaagttagcagttgtgtcCCACGGTGACGTCACACGGAGGACATTGCTGGTGCAGTTACAATGGAATTTAATAGGATGCCATTGTAACAGGTTTTGTTGTAAGCTCCAAAAAACAgacttcttttctcactcgcTATTGTCCAGCAACATTCaccaaaatattacaaaaacagAAATCCAATAAAGAAATAGTGGAGATGTTGGTGCAAACGCTGGACTCAGtgtcccagaatgcactgcagctGAATACTGTTATGGCAAAGACtcggcttggctagttagcgcTTTACGAGATGATAACGATGGTGGTGAAAGCTTTGGatgctgatctgtttgagcggagtgtacagatgaggacgcgagagagctggacagactaaagcgccgctgcatcgctcgcTTCATGTAGAGATAAAGAAACTGTTTACTTTGGCTCGTCCTGATTACTGCTTGTTCTATTCTACTGGCTGTAGCTTGTTACCTGGAGACCTGCAGTATTTGGTGTATCACGACTGCACATGACAGTTAAAAGACTTAATCATTTCATCTTGCTTGGCATGCTTTCTCCAGGTTGGAAATTATCTGCGTATGTTCAGAGGTTCGCTGTACAAACGGTACCCATCGTTGTGGCGCAGACTCGCATCGgtagaggagagaaaaaagatcgCAGCATCGTCACACGGTAAGTGATTCGCTGGCCTTTATGTTGGACGTGCACATTTTAAGCGTTTGCTTATGACTTACAGTCCAGAAAGCAGTTGTTAAACAATCTGTCTATCTTCTGTTCAACTGATATGTCTTAACATCAACAAACGGAAAGATTGAGTTACGCAAAACGTGCATTTTGCACATCCACAATCTAGTGACAGTGAGGAGATTAGAATTATATTAAACGTGAAACGAATCATGTTTAATTAGCAGGGAGAATGGGATTTTTGTTTTAAGTCTGATACGCATTGAACGGAAGATACATGGATCGTAAACCTACTAGTAAATCTAGCAGTCTCACGAGTGCATGCTCAATATCCAGTAAGCGCTTTTAGTCCTGCTTCTGGACAGCAGtttgtgcagtgttttattttgtgttagaTCATGGTTACACAACTTTAGCCACCAGTGTGACTCTGCTGAAGGCGTCTGAGTGTGAAGAGATCTTCGAGGGCAATGATGAGAAGTACAAGGCAGTGTCCATCAGCACAGAACCTCCAGCCTACCTCAGGTAAAGAGCCACCgattccctttaaaaaaaaaaatattattaatccTACATTTTTACCTTAACATCactatcaaaataaataaatgagttctCTCATATCTTCTCTACCACTATCAGGGAGCAGAAGGCCAAGAGGAACAGTCAGTGGGTCCCCACGCTCCCCAACAGTTCCCACCACCTGGACGCTGTGCCTTGCTCCACCACGATCAACCGAAACCGCATGGGACGCGACAAGAAAAGGACCTTCCCCCTGTGGTGAGACGCGTCCCCCGTTACAACGAAATTACGTTTTAGAGTTATTCTAAAGGTTTTAGCTatacagattattttttaaattatttttttaattccgtaagcaataaaacactttgggatgtactAATCATCGTTAAttcttttcctaaaacagcacagttttatttctcttataccacagtaatttgccatcATTAACAATTTTCAAATTATTAAAGATTAACAtgtacttttcatccatttatagttacatttaatattatggaacgtcgtagcagctataaatagtcgttcCTTTATCagcctctttttctttattttttttaatttactctgtcctgaagttaataagacaaagataGAAAACAATACAGCTTGTTATTTTACTGAAGAACCAGAAagctctgttctgaagactttcctattggtggtggtggaggaaaACTTGCTGTCTTGTATGAAGGTCTGACAATGGgcactccttccataaatgctaaatagggtttgatagggtttgtcaCCCTATCAAATATTATTCCTTTTTATATTGGCTAGATAACCTTAAGCTCTTAAATGCTTCATTATTCGATTATGTGGAGTctctaccatacaagtccctgtgaatgagttattaCTATGGAAATGGTAACGTCTTAGAACAAGCACAGtaatatataaacctgtgatttgaccTACAGTGGCTCTAGTCATATTCTAGAAAACAAATCCTTCTGACCCGTCAGATACGAGaattcagtagtgctgtggtatCCAAGTCATTAGGcaattcatattttataattgttttGTTCATGATGCTTTTCCACTTTTTCACAATGCTTTTACAgatattacacatttttttctaaatataagTCATTCCCTTGAATTAAAAAGATGCAAAATGAACTTCCTAGGTGATTCGAAGGAACTGAAGCATAATTCTAACTTGAAGGAtgtgtttttcctctctgaCTTGTGCACACTGTAGTACTGTTGAATTATTTAAGTTCTAATTGTCCAGCTAGCTTTAGTATTTATGTATGGTAGGAAAGAATTTTTATAGTTTCTGGAGACAAAACCATAGGCTTGGTTCTGTATTACGAGTCGTCTATTCTGTACTTTCTCAGCACAGTCTGAATATTAAACATGGTCATAAGAAACCATGGTGATGATATGACTAAGGCTGGATCTAAActagtgttgtgtgtgttaaccaAGTCGTTGGCCTAGTCCCAGTGTGCACCCTTCCTCCTCCTGGTGAGTTGTGTTAGGCTGACAGTCCAGCACTGATCTGCAGCTTTGTTTGGCTGTGTTTGTGCTCCGAGATCCACTCAAGTCACGTTGTTTGTCAGCGGCTGGCTCGCTTTCTGCTGACACTTAAAAAAATTGTGCTCTTTTCTAGACACAACTGTTTCTAAAGTATGACCCAGCTTTCTCCTCTACTCCCACACTGTGATGATTTCAGTGCACTTTTTAGTCATCCAGAAATATTGAAAGTTCTTAACTCAGCCAGACAGCTATTTTTATCCTCATGTGTTAAATAAAGTAGATTCCTAACATCTTAACGTTCACTTGTACTTGCTCAGTTTTGACATTTCCCCCCATGAATTTTGTAAATGATTTCTCTGCAAAGTATTTCTATCAGACTTAGCTTTGGCCTTGAGCCACACATTGTCCGAAAACTAACATGTGTTTACTTTTATCTGTACTGTCATTGCTAATGACCCAAAGGCTCCCTGGTCTTTCCTGGACTTGAAAGTGTATGTTGTCTGAAGTTATTTGAGGATGTGTGTCTTTTCCTCTATTGTTCTTTTCATACAGCACCTACATGGCCATGTAGTGACAGTGCAAAAGATCTTATGACTGCTTTTTGAGATCCAAAACTTTGTGTCCAATTAAAGCTTTTGAATATGAACGATGTAATGCACGTgttgtgtctgcgtgtgtgtgttgaagggctcctctcctctcttcctttGCAGTTTTGATGACCACGACCCAGCGGTGATCCATGAAAATGCCTCACAGACGGAGGTTCTGGTTCCAATCCGATTGGACATGGAGATAGACGGCCAGAAGCTCAGAGACGCCTTCACCTGGAATATGAATGGTAGTTCTGCAGAACATTCAagggcatgctgttaaaggaaaataataagtGAATAAGTGGTTTTGCGATGCAGAAGATGGCTGAATCTTTACATTCATAATGCACATAATATTGATTCCTCTCAATTCTCTTCACTCCAGAGAAGCTGATGACGCCAGAGATGTTTGCAGAGATACTGTGTGACGATTTGGACCTGAACCCGCTGACGTTCGTCCCAGCCATCGCCTCTGCCATCCGGCAGCAGATAGAGTCCTACCCTACCGACAGCATCCTGGACGAACAGACCGATCAGAGAGTCATCATCAAGGTAGGTCTTCTGTACCCCCAAAAACAGTGAGCAAATCAGACTTAATTAACCTTTACAGGcttagatacacacacacatttagatacatagatacattGACACGTATACATATATTATTGGATGGCTAACGAGATGGATATAGAGAGAGATATAGTTACAGATGGTTTTCCTTATGTGCAGGTTATTAGGTTTTTAAGTATAAAACTGGAAAAATTCTATAATATAGACTGTCACATACGGCACGTTTGCGTTGCTAGCTGAACATCCATGTGGGAAACATTTCCCTGGTGGACCAGTTTGAGTGGGACATGTCTGAGAAGGAGAACTCTCCAGAAACGTTTGCGCTGAAGTTGTGCTCTGAGCTCGGCCTCGGAGGAGAGTTCGTCACCACCATCGCCTACAGCATCCGCGGCCAGCTCAGCTGGCATCAGAGGACGTACGCCTTCAGGTGAGACACACAGTTATTCACATACACGTCACCTAGTTCTAAtgcaagggggaaaaaatacacaatgaaACATGTCACTGAGGGCTATACCATGAAGCAAGCTCAACGTTGTCAGGTTTTCATAAACACCCTAAATGCAGCGAAGACCTAGCTCATATCTCTTGGGCTTTGCTTCTGTATTAAGCTATAAAACTGGCTATGCAGTATTGTGTTatgtataacattttatttcattcaaagGACTGTCACCTGAAACTCGCATTCACTATTCAGTAATTGGCTATTAAATTGAGACCTGCCGACCTTTACACATATTATGTAGGAGTGCCACATTTTAACATTGGAGTACACAGCTACGAGTTATCAGTCAAAAATACCCCCTAttaaaaaatggcagatgaacCAATGGACATTTGAATTTGGAATGATTGGCAGTGTAGGTCTTtcgaactctctgatattaactcaCAGCCCTGGAAGCCCCACTTACTTCCCTCCATCACACATTAGTCATTCTTGGACAGTGCAGTATAGACAAGTATAGATAACATCAAGTACCTATATTTATTACGGATGCCAC includes:
- the LOC113535617 gene encoding SWI/SNF-related matrix-associated actin-dependent regulator of chromatin subfamily B member 1-A isoform X4; protein product: MALSKTFGQKPIKFQLEEDGDFYMIGSEVGNYLRMFRGSLYKRYPSLWRRLASVEERKKIAASSHATSVTLLKASECEEIFEGNDEKYKAVSISTEPPAYLREQKAKRNSQWVPTLPNSSHHLDAVPCSTTINRNRMGRDKKRTFPLCFDDHDPAVIHENASQTEVLVPIRLDMEIDGQKLRDAFTWNMNEKLMTPEMFAEILCDDLDLNPLTFVPAIASAIRQQIESYPTDSILDEQTDQRVIIKLNIHVGNISLVDQFEWDMSEKENSPETFALKLCSELGLGGEFVTTIAYSIRGQLSWHQRTYAFSENPLPTVEIAIRNTGDADQWCPLLETLTDAEMEKKIRDQDRNTRRMRRLANTAPAW
- the LOC113535617 gene encoding SWI/SNF-related matrix-associated actin-dependent regulator of chromatin subfamily B member 1-A isoform X3, which produces MALSKTFGQKPIKFQLEEDGDFYMIGSEVGNYLRMFRGSLYKRYPSLWRRLASVEERKKIAASSHATSVTLLKASECEEIFEGNDEKYKAVSISTEPPAYLREQKAKRNSQWVPTLPNSSHHLDAVPCSTTINRNRMGRDKKRTFPLCFDDHDPAVIHENASQTEVLVPIRLDMEIDGQKLRDAFTWNMNEKLMTPEMFAEILCDDLDLNPLTFVPAIASAIRQQIESYPTDSILDEQTDQRVIIKLNIHVGNISLVDQFEWDMSEKENSPETFALKLCSELGLGGEFVTTIAYSIRGQLSWHQRTYAFRSDFSENPLPTVEIAIRNTGDADQWCPLLETLTDAEMEKKIRDQDRNTRRMRRLANTAPAW
- the LOC113535617 gene encoding SWI/SNF-related matrix-associated actin-dependent regulator of chromatin subfamily B member 1-A isoform X1 encodes the protein MALSKTFGQKPIKFQLEEDGDFYMIGSEVGNYLRMFRGSLYKRYPSLWRRLASVEERKKIAASSHDHGYTTLATSVTLLKASECEEIFEGNDEKYKAVSISTEPPAYLREQKAKRNSQWVPTLPNSSHHLDAVPCSTTINRNRMGRDKKRTFPLCFDDHDPAVIHENASQTEVLVPIRLDMEIDGQKLRDAFTWNMNEKLMTPEMFAEILCDDLDLNPLTFVPAIASAIRQQIESYPTDSILDEQTDQRVIIKLNIHVGNISLVDQFEWDMSEKENSPETFALKLCSELGLGGEFVTTIAYSIRGQLSWHQRTYAFRSDFSENPLPTVEIAIRNTGDADQWCPLLETLTDAEMEKKIRDQDRNTRRMRRLANTAPAW
- the LOC113535617 gene encoding SWI/SNF-related matrix-associated actin-dependent regulator of chromatin subfamily B member 1-A isoform X2, coding for MALSKTFGQKPIKFQLEEDGDFYMIGSEVGNYLRMFRGSLYKRYPSLWRRLASVEERKKIAASSHDHGYTTLATSVTLLKASECEEIFEGNDEKYKAVSISTEPPAYLREQKAKRNSQWVPTLPNSSHHLDAVPCSTTINRNRMGRDKKRTFPLCFDDHDPAVIHENASQTEVLVPIRLDMEIDGQKLRDAFTWNMNEKLMTPEMFAEILCDDLDLNPLTFVPAIASAIRQQIESYPTDSILDEQTDQRVIIKLNIHVGNISLVDQFEWDMSEKENSPETFALKLCSELGLGGEFVTTIAYSIRGQLSWHQRTYAFSENPLPTVEIAIRNTGDADQWCPLLETLTDAEMEKKIRDQDRNTRRMRRLANTAPAW